A stretch of Pseudomonas sp. CCC3.1 DNA encodes these proteins:
- the fadB gene encoding fatty acid oxidation complex subunit alpha FadB has translation MIYEGKAITVTALESGIVELKFDLKGESVNKFNRLTLNELRQAVDAIKADASVKGVIVSSGKDVFIVGADITEFVENFKLPDAELIAGNLEANKIFSDFEDLNVPTVAAINGIALGGGLEMCLAADFRVMADSAKIGLPEVKLGIYPGFGGTVRLPRLIGVDNAVEWIASGKENRAEDALKVSAVDAVVTADKLGEAALDLIKRAISGELDYKAKRQPKLEKLKLNAIEQMMAFETAKGFVAGQAGPNYPAPVEAIKTIQKAANFGRDKALEVEAAGFAKLAKTSASQCLIGLFLNDQELKKKAKIYDKIAKDVKQAAVLGAGIMGGGIAYQSASKGTPILMKDINEHGIEQGLAEAAKLLVGRVDKGRMTPAKMAEVLNGIRPTLSYGDFGNVDLVVEAVVENPKVKQAVLAEVENHVREDAILASNTSTISISLLAKALKRPENFVGMHFFNPVHMMPLVEVIRGEKSSDQAVATTVAYAKKMGKNPIVVNDCPGFLVNRVLFPYFGGFAKLVSAGVDFVRIDKVMEKFGWPMGPAYLMDVVGIDTGHHGRDVMAEGFPDRMKDDRRSAIDALYEAKRLGQKNGKGFYAYEADKKGKQKKVVDSSVLEVLKPIVYEQRDVTDEDIINWMMIPLCLETVRCLEDGIVETAAEADMGLVYGIGFPLFRGGALRYIDSIGVAQFVALADQYAELGALYHPTAKLREMAKNGQSFFG, from the coding sequence ATGATTTACGAAGGTAAAGCCATCACGGTTACGGCTCTTGAAAGTGGCATCGTCGAACTCAAGTTCGATCTCAAGGGTGAGTCCGTCAACAAGTTCAACCGTCTAACCCTGAACGAATTGCGTCAGGCAGTGGATGCGATCAAGGCAGATGCTTCGGTCAAGGGTGTCATCGTTTCCAGTGGTAAAGACGTCTTTATCGTCGGCGCAGACATCACCGAATTCGTCGAAAACTTCAAGTTGCCGGATGCCGAGCTGATCGCGGGCAACCTCGAAGCCAACAAAATCTTCAGTGATTTCGAAGACCTCAACGTCCCTACTGTCGCGGCCATCAATGGCATCGCATTGGGTGGCGGTCTGGAAATGTGCCTGGCAGCGGACTTCCGCGTCATGGCTGACAGCGCCAAAATTGGCCTGCCAGAAGTCAAACTGGGCATCTACCCGGGCTTCGGCGGCACTGTGCGCCTCCCGCGCCTGATCGGCGTTGATAACGCTGTTGAATGGATCGCCTCGGGTAAAGAAAACCGTGCCGAAGACGCGCTCAAAGTCAGTGCTGTTGACGCTGTAGTGACTGCTGACAAGCTGGGCGAAGCCGCGCTGGACCTGATCAAGCGCGCCATCAGTGGCGAGCTGGATTACAAGGCCAAGCGCCAGCCGAAGCTTGAAAAACTCAAGCTGAACGCGATTGAACAAATGATGGCGTTCGAAACCGCCAAAGGTTTCGTCGCCGGTCAAGCGGGTCCGAACTACCCGGCGCCGGTTGAAGCGATCAAGACCATTCAGAAAGCCGCGAACTTCGGTCGTGACAAGGCGCTGGAAGTCGAAGCCGCAGGTTTCGCCAAACTGGCGAAAACCAGCGCTTCGCAATGTTTGATCGGCCTGTTCCTGAACGATCAGGAGCTGAAGAAAAAAGCCAAGATCTACGACAAGATCGCCAAAGACGTGAAGCAGGCTGCCGTGCTCGGCGCAGGCATCATGGGCGGCGGTATTGCCTATCAGTCGGCCTCCAAAGGCACGCCGATCCTGATGAAAGACATCAACGAGCATGGCATCGAGCAAGGTCTGGCAGAAGCCGCCAAGCTGCTGGTGGGCCGCGTTGATAAAGGCCGCATGACCCCGGCAAAAATGGCCGAAGTGCTTAATGGCATTCGTCCTACTTTGTCCTACGGTGATTTCGGCAACGTCGATCTGGTGGTCGAAGCCGTTGTTGAAAACCCGAAGGTCAAGCAAGCCGTGCTGGCGGAAGTGGAAAACCACGTTCGCGAAGATGCCATTCTGGCCTCCAACACCTCGACCATTTCCATCAGCCTGCTGGCCAAAGCCCTCAAGCGTCCGGAAAATTTCGTCGGCATGCACTTCTTCAACCCTGTACACATGATGCCGCTGGTTGAAGTGATTCGTGGCGAGAAGTCCAGCGACCAGGCTGTAGCCACCACCGTTGCCTACGCCAAGAAAATGGGCAAAAACCCGATCGTCGTTAACGACTGCCCGGGCTTTTTGGTCAACCGCGTTCTGTTCCCGTACTTCGGCGGTTTCGCCAAGCTGGTCAGTGCCGGTGTCGACTTCGTGCGCATCGACAAAGTGATGGAAAAATTCGGCTGGCCGATGGGCCCGGCGTACCTGATGGACGTGGTCGGCATTGACACCGGACACCACGGTCGTGACGTGATGGCTGAGGGCTTCCCGGATCGCATGAAAGACGACCGCCGTTCAGCGATCGACGCTCTGTACGAGGCCAAGCGCCTGGGCCAGAAGAACGGCAAGGGCTTCTACGCCTACGAGGCTGACAAGAAGGGCAAGCAGAAGAAAGTCGTTGATTCGAGCGTGCTTGAAGTGCTCAAGCCGATTGTCTACGAGCAGCGCGACGTCACTGACGAAGACATCATCAACTGGATGATGATCCCGTTGTGCTTGGAAACCGTGCGTTGCCTGGAAGACGGCATCGTTGAAACCGCAGCCGAGGCCGACATGGGCCTGGTGTACGGCATTGGCTTCCCGCTGTTCCGTGGCGGCGCGCTGCGCTACATCGACTCGATCGGTGTTGCACAGTTTGTCGCCCTGGCTGATCAGTACGCTGAACTGGGCGCGCTGTACCACCCGACTGCGAAGCTGCGTGAAATGGCCAAAAACGGTCAGAGCTTCTTCGGTTAA
- the fadA gene encoding acetyl-CoA C-acyltransferase FadA has translation MSLNPRDVVIVDFGRTPMGRSKGGMHRNTRAEDMSAHLISKVLERNNKVDPNEVEDVIWGCVNQTLEQGWNIARMASLMTQIPHTSAAQTVSRLCGSSMSALHTAAQAIMTGNGDVFVVGGVEHMGHVSMMHGVDPNPHMSLYAAKASGMMGLTAEMLGKMHGITREQQDAFGVRSHQLAHKATIEGKFKDEIIPMQGYDENGFLKIFDYDETIRPETTLESLAALKPAFNPKGGTVTAGTSSQITDGASCMIVMSAQRAKDLGLEPLAVIRSMAVAGVDPAIMGYGPVPATQKALKRAGLNMADIDFIELNEAFAAQALPVLKDLKVLDKMNEKVNLHGGAIALGHPFGCSGARISGTLLNVMKQNGGTFGLSTMCIGLGQGIATVFERV, from the coding sequence ATGAGCTTGAATCCTAGAGACGTGGTGATTGTCGACTTCGGTCGCACCCCGATGGGCCGCTCCAAGGGTGGCATGCACCGCAACACCCGTGCTGAAGACATGTCTGCGCACCTGATCAGCAAAGTGCTGGAGCGCAACAACAAGGTTGACCCGAACGAAGTCGAAGACGTGATCTGGGGCTGTGTAAACCAGACCCTGGAGCAGGGCTGGAACATTGCGCGCATGGCGTCGCTGATGACCCAGATTCCGCACACGTCTGCGGCACAAACCGTGAGCCGCCTGTGCGGTTCCTCCATGAGCGCTTTGCACACTGCTGCGCAAGCGATCATGACCGGTAACGGTGACGTGTTCGTGGTTGGCGGCGTCGAGCATATGGGCCACGTGAGCATGATGCACGGCGTTGACCCTAACCCGCACATGTCGCTGTACGCGGCCAAAGCGTCGGGCATGATGGGCCTGACCGCTGAAATGCTTGGCAAGATGCATGGCATCACCCGTGAGCAGCAGGATGCCTTTGGCGTGCGTTCTCATCAGTTGGCCCACAAGGCGACGATTGAAGGCAAGTTCAAAGACGAAATCATCCCGATGCAAGGCTATGACGAAAACGGCTTCCTGAAAATTTTCGACTACGATGAAACCATCCGTCCGGAAACGACCCTGGAAAGCCTGGCTGCATTGAAGCCTGCGTTCAACCCTAAGGGTGGCACCGTAACGGCGGGTACGTCGTCGCAGATTACCGACGGTGCTTCGTGCATGATCGTTATGTCGGCTCAGCGCGCTAAAGACTTGGGTCTTGAGCCGCTGGCCGTGATCCGCTCGATGGCAGTAGCGGGTGTGGATCCGGCAATCATGGGCTATGGTCCAGTACCGGCGACACAAAAAGCATTGAAGCGCGCGGGCTTGAATATGGCCGACATCGACTTCATTGAGCTCAACGAGGCTTTCGCTGCACAGGCTCTGCCAGTGCTGAAAGATCTGAAAGTGCTCGACAAGATGAATGAGAAGGTTAACCTGCACGGCGGTGCAATCGCTCTGGGCCATCCATTTGGATGCTCGGGTGCTCGTATCTCCGGCACTTTGCTCAATGTGATGAAGCAAAATGGCGGCACTTTCGGGTTGTCCACCATGTGCATTGGTCTTGGCCAGGGCATTGCCACTGTCTTCGAACGCGTTTAA
- a CDS encoding DUF1653 domain-containing protein, translated as MALQPGLYQHYKGPQYRVFNVARHSETEEDVVFYQALYGEYGFWVRPLSMFLETVTVEGEQVPRFALIEAEDSLFSRT; from the coding sequence ATGGCGCTACAACCTGGGCTCTATCAGCATTACAAAGGGCCGCAATATCGGGTATTCAATGTGGCTCGCCACTCAGAAACCGAAGAGGACGTGGTTTTTTACCAGGCCTTGTATGGCGAATACGGCTTTTGGGTCCGCCCGCTGAGCATGTTCCTTGAAACGGTCACCGTTGAGGGTGAACAGGTTCCGCGCTTTGCTTTGATTGAGGCTGAAGACAGCCTTTTTTCCCGGACATAA
- the topA gene encoding type I DNA topoisomerase — MGKSLVIVESPAKAKTINKYLGNEYVVKSSIGHIRDLPTSGSASASKEPAAKRGKAAAGEAPALSPKEKAQKQLISRMGVDPEHGWKAKYEILPGKEKVIEELRRLAKDADTIYLATDLDREGEAIAWHLREAIGGDDSRYKRVVFNEITKKAIQEAFSKPGELDINRVNAQQARRFLDRVVGYMVSPLLWAKIARGLSAGRVQSVAVKLVVEREREIRAFNPEEYWEIHADLGTAKGAKVRFDVAREKGEAFKPLNEAQAMAALEKLKASNYTIVKREDKPTSSKPSAPFITSTLQQAASNRLGFGVKKTMMMAQRLYEAGYITYMRTDSTNLSADAVAMARTYIESEFGESYLPPAPNVYSSKEGAQEAHEAIRPSDVNMHPSKLSGMERDAERLYELIWRQFVACQMLPAKYLSTTVSVAAGDFELRAKGRILKFDGYTRVMPQITKPGDDDVLPDMAQGDVLKLIDLDPSQHFTKPPARYSEASLVKEMEKRGIGRPSTYAAIIGTIQDRGYVALHNRRFYSEKMGDIVTERLSESFSDLMDYGFTAGMEENLDDVAQGERDWKNVLDEFYGEFKKKLEVAAAPDGGMRANQPVMTDIPCKECGRPMQIRTASTGVFLGCSGYSLPPKERCKATVNLVPGDEIAADDEGESESLVLLGKHRCPICSTAMDAYLLDEKHKLHICGNNPDCVGYEIEEGNYRIKGYEGPSLECDKCGSEMQLKTGRFGKFFGCTNAECKNTRKLLKSGEAAPPKMDPVKMPELKCEKVNDTYILRDGASGLFLAASQFPKNRETRAPLVIEIIPHKDEIDPKYHFLCEAPKKDPDGRPAVIRYSRKTKEQYVQTEVDGKPTGWRAFYDGGSWKVEDKRKEKDA; from the coding sequence ATGGGCAAATCGCTGGTCATTGTGGAATCCCCGGCTAAGGCCAAGACCATCAACAAGTACTTGGGCAACGAGTACGTGGTGAAGTCGAGTATCGGCCATATCCGAGACCTGCCCACCAGCGGTTCGGCTAGCGCCAGTAAAGAACCTGCTGCCAAGCGTGGTAAGGCAGCGGCGGGCGAAGCGCCGGCCCTGTCGCCTAAAGAGAAGGCTCAAAAGCAGCTAATCTCGCGCATGGGGGTCGATCCCGAGCATGGCTGGAAAGCCAAGTACGAGATCTTGCCTGGCAAGGAAAAGGTCATCGAAGAGCTGCGCCGGCTCGCCAAAGATGCTGACACCATCTATCTCGCAACCGACTTGGATCGCGAGGGGGAAGCCATTGCCTGGCACCTGCGCGAAGCCATTGGTGGTGACGACAGCCGCTACAAGCGCGTGGTGTTCAACGAAATCACCAAGAAGGCGATTCAAGAAGCCTTTTCCAAGCCGGGCGAGCTGGACATCAACCGGGTGAACGCCCAGCAGGCGCGTCGCTTCCTCGACCGTGTGGTGGGTTACATGGTGTCGCCGCTGCTGTGGGCAAAAATTGCCCGCGGCCTGTCGGCTGGCCGTGTGCAGTCGGTTGCCGTGAAGCTGGTGGTTGAGCGTGAGCGTGAAATTCGTGCGTTCAACCCTGAAGAGTACTGGGAAATCCACGCCGACCTCGGTACGGCCAAGGGCGCGAAAGTGCGCTTCGATGTTGCCCGTGAAAAAGGCGAGGCCTTCAAGCCGCTGAACGAAGCCCAGGCCATGGCCGCGCTGGAGAAGCTCAAAGCCTCCAACTACACCATCGTCAAGCGTGAAGACAAACCGACCAGCAGCAAGCCGTCGGCACCGTTTATTACCTCCACCCTGCAGCAGGCCGCGAGTAACCGCCTGGGCTTCGGGGTGAAGAAAACCATGATGATGGCCCAGCGTTTGTATGAAGCGGGCTACATCACCTATATGCGTACCGACTCTACCAACCTCTCTGCCGATGCGGTCGCGATGGCGCGTACTTACATAGAAAGCGAGTTCGGCGAGTCGTACCTGCCGCCGGCGCCTAACGTGTACAGCAGCAAGGAAGGCGCACAAGAGGCTCACGAAGCGATTCGTCCTTCTGACGTGAATATGCACCCGAGCAAGCTGTCGGGCATGGAGCGCGACGCTGAGCGCCTCTACGAGCTGATCTGGCGCCAATTCGTGGCGTGCCAGATGCTGCCAGCCAAATATTTGTCGACCACCGTCAGCGTGGCAGCCGGTGATTTCGAGTTGCGTGCCAAAGGCCGCATCCTGAAGTTCGATGGTTATACCCGTGTGATGCCGCAAATCACCAAGCCGGGCGATGACGACGTATTGCCGGATATGGCTCAGGGTGACGTGCTCAAACTGATTGATCTCGATCCGAGCCAGCACTTCACCAAGCCACCTGCGCGTTACTCCGAGGCCAGCCTGGTAAAAGAGATGGAAAAACGCGGTATTGGTCGTCCTTCGACCTACGCGGCGATTATCGGGACCATTCAAGACCGTGGTTACGTTGCGCTGCACAACCGTCGTTTCTACTCCGAAAAAATGGGCGATATCGTTACCGAGCGCTTGTCCGAGAGCTTCTCTGATCTCATGGACTACGGCTTTACCGCCGGCATGGAAGAGAACCTCGACGATGTGGCACAAGGTGAGCGCGACTGGAAAAACGTGCTGGACGAGTTCTACGGCGAGTTCAAGAAAAAACTTGAAGTAGCGGCTGCGCCGGATGGCGGCATGCGCGCCAACCAGCCGGTCATGACCGATATTCCGTGCAAGGAATGTGGTCGTCCGATGCAGATTCGTACGGCTTCGACAGGCGTGTTCCTGGGTTGCTCAGGTTACAGCCTGCCGCCTAAAGAGCGCTGCAAGGCCACCGTTAATCTGGTGCCGGGTGACGAAATCGCGGCGGACGACGAAGGTGAGTCCGAGTCGCTGGTACTGCTGGGCAAACATCGTTGCCCGATTTGCAGCACGGCGATGGACGCCTACCTGCTGGATGAAAAGCACAAGCTGCACATCTGCGGTAACAACCCGGATTGCGTGGGTTACGAAATCGAAGAAGGCAACTATCGCATCAAAGGCTACGAAGGGCCGAGCCTTGAGTGCGACAAGTGCGGCAGCGAGATGCAGCTTAAAACGGGTCGTTTCGGCAAGTTCTTCGGCTGCACCAACGCGGAATGTAAAAACACCCGCAAACTGCTGAAAAGCGGTGAGGCGGCGCCGCCGAAAATGGATCCGGTGAAAATGCCGGAGCTCAAGTGCGAGAAAGTAAACGACACCTACATCCTGCGTGACGGTGCATCGGGCCTGTTCCTGGCAGCGAGCCAGTTCCCGAAAAACCGTGAAACCCGTGCGCCGTTGGTGATCGAGAT